The genomic segment GAAGGAAACGCTGCCAGAGGGGATAAAGGTCGTTCGAGTTGCAAGCAGCCCGCTTGCACTCCTGCTTCATGCCATAAAAAAGCCGCGTACTACCTTTAAGACGCATACTGAAAGACCCTCTCTACCGCCATTCAGTCAGAGAAAATCGGGCGGGCTGCTGCGTATTGTCTCAAAGCTTACCGTGCACGCAAACCTCTTGTTTCGTTTGGTGCTCACAAAGCCCGCGATTGTGCACGCGCATGATGTGAACACCCTGCCAACCGCCTGGCTGGCCGCAAAACTCTGCCGCGCACGCATTGTATATGATGCGCATGAAATCAGCACCAGCCGCGAGGGATATGCCGCCTTTCGCGGGCTGGTAGCGGGTATTGAATCCAGACTTTTACCGCGTACGGATGCTGTTATCACGACGACCCGCCTGCGTGCTGCATTTCTCGCCAGAGCATGGCGCATTCCCCGCCCGCTGGTGCTGCAAAACCGACCGCGCCGCATCAGCAACGTGGTCCGCACTTCCCTGCTGCGAGAACGTCTCGGCCTGCAGCAACCCTGGCCCATCGTGCTCTACCAGGGGGGGCTTCAGCAGGGGCGCGGGCTGCATCTCTTTATTAACGCCGCCCTTGAAAACAAAGAAGCCTATTTTGTGCTGATTGGTTCAGGACGCCTTGAACACACGCTGCACGAGCAGATTTGTTCGCTTCAGCTTCAGGAAAGGGTATTTATTCTCCCGACAGTCCCGCTGCGGGTATTGCCGCTTTATACGGTCTCTGCCGACATCGGCGTGCAACCCATCGAAAACACGTGCCTGAACCATTACACCACCGACTCCAATAAACTCTTTGAATACATCCAGGCCCACCTGCCGGTAGTGGCATCAGGCATGCCAGAAATTCGGCGCATTGTCAGGGAGCACGAGGTGGGGATGTGCACGCCAGCAGGCGATGGTCGCGCGCTTTCACACGCCATTGGAATACTTCTTAAAGACGAGGCTTTGCGTCTGCGCCTGCGGGAAAATGCGCGAGTCGCTGCAGAAAAAGTCTGCTGGGAAGCACAGGAGTCATCGCTGAAAAAACTGTATGTATCACTTTGCCCGCAGGAGGAGCAACCAGCGCCGTCACGGGAGTATATTGCAGAGTCTCAAGTATGCATGATATCCAGCACCCATCCACCATCCCGACAAAAAAACGGATCGGCTATGGCAAAACCGACGATGGCGGCGAGTTCATCGTTGATATAAACCAGCGGAATGCGCGTGCGCTCCCATGGGGGAACGCCCCATTCCTGAAAAAGTTTTTTGATGGCCTTCGTCTGCCCGCGCCAGCGCATCCTCTCCCCAAATGCCCTGAAACCTGTGCGAACAGCAGCAGCGGGTGGAACACTGAGCCCGGCTTGTGCAGGACTGGCGCGCAGCACACGCCCATCGTGAAGTTGCAGAGGGTCTGGGAAGGTATCCCATGTCATGAACGGTGGCGCAGCATCCATTTCAGACAAAACCCGGGATTTTGGTAAAAGCCATAGAGTGTCCCGGTAGCGGCAAAGCTGCACCTCTCCCCATGCCACGCGCGGCATGGCATCGGGGCGCGCTGTAAGGAGTTCTCGGGTAATGCGCTGGAACACTGCCGCTGACGGCATGCGAACTCCGTTTGCACGCAGCCACACACGCAGTACGTTATCGCGGCGAAACGGCGACAGGGGCAAAAGATACGAGAGCGCGAGCCGGTCAGATGATGTTGCAAGCGCTGTACAGTCGAGATGTGCGAGCGTTTCGAGGTTCACTTGTGCCGCCTCGAAATGCCCGGCACTGCGGGAAAGGGTCTCAATGACACCTGGGTAGCGCCCGGCGATTAGCGGCAGAATGCTCTGGCGTATAAAATTGCGTGAAAGCGCCTCGCAGGCATTACTGTCATCCTCTACCCAGCAAAGCCCGAGCCGTTCTGCAACCGCTTCAAGGCGCGCGCGCGGGCAGTTGAGCAGCGGGCGCGCCAGCATGCCGGCGGCAAACGTTCTGATGGCACGCATACCGGCAAGCCCTTCCACCCCGCTGCCCCGCAAAAGGCGCATCAGCACTGTTTCTGCCTGGTCGTTCTGATGGTGCCCAAGCACCAGGCAATCGTCAGCATCGAGGCACTCGGCAAATACGGCGTAACGTGCAAGGCGGGCGCGCTCTTCAAGGTTGTCGCGCTCGCTAAAAGCCACGCGTCTTACTAAAAGCGGCACCGATAACGTTTCACACACCCGCGCACAATGCGCTTCCCACGCATCGGCATGCGCACTCAGACCATGGTGCACATGCACGGCTCTCACTTTTGGTGCCAGAGAAGGGTTCGTGCACAGGGCGTGCAAAAGAACGGTAGAATCAAGGCCACCACTGAAGCCCACGTAAAGTGTGCTGAAACGCGACAGCGTTTCAACCCACTCAGGACTCAGGAGCGACTCAGCCACAGGCTCCCATCGCCAGGAATTTTTTATACCGCCGCTCAACAAGCTCTGCGGCAGAAAAACGCTTCAGAGACTGTAACTCGGAGATAAGCACCTTTTTCAGGGCCTCAGTCATTTCAGCCACATTACGATGCGCGCCCCCCAGGGGCTCACTGATAACATCATCGACAAGACCATGCTCAAAAATTTTATCCGCGGTAATCCCCATGGCACGGGCGGCATCTGAGGCTTTGGCAGCATCTTTCCAGAGGATGGACGCGCAGCCCTCCGGCGAGATAACGGAATAAATGCTGTACTGAAGCATCAGCACCCGGTCGCCAACGCCAATGGCGAGTGCGCCACCGGAACCGGCCTCCCCGGTAATGGTGCAAATAACCGGCGTCTCAAGGCGTGCCATTTCAAAAAGATTGCGGGCAATGGCTTCCGACTGATTGCGCTCTTCGGCGCCAATGCCCGGATATGCCCCTGCCGTGTCAATAAAGGTAAATACCGGCAGCTTGAATTTCTCGGCAAGCTTCATGAGGCGCAGTGCCTTACGGTACTCTTCCGGGCGTGCCATCCCAAAATTGCGATAAACTTTCTCAGGCGTGCGCTTGCCTTTCTGGTGCCCAAGCACCACGACCGGCTCACCGTTCAGACGCGCAAGTCCGCCGATAATCGCCGGAGCCGCGGAATTGTGCCTGTCGCCATGCAGTTCCTGAAAATCGGTAAAAATACCTTCGATGTAGTCCGTGGTCTGCGGGCGCAGTGGATGGCGCGCCATCTGCGTAATCTGCCACGGCTCAAGGCTTGAGAATGTGCTGGCCAGGAGCTCATCGCATTTTGCCTCAAGGCGCGCGATTTCATCGCTGAGATTAACCTCATTGTCGTTGCTCAGCATGCGTAAGGCCTGAATCTTTTGATTCAACTCCTCCACGGGTTGTTCAAAATCCAAAAATTGCCGACTCATCAAATACCCATTGGTGAATGTATTATCATGCGCTATGATACCCTACAACGGTGATGAGATGCCACTGTCCTCCGGCTTCTGGTGATTGCATGCAGATTTTTACACCCACTGACGTTACACCGCGCACGCGCTCACAAACCCGTATAGACGTCTGGCACTTTTCGCTGCTAAAGCCCCT from the Legionella geestiana genome contains:
- a CDS encoding glycosyltransferase is translated as MMPTIAMIVWNEFTNDARVLNEARTLQASGYEVTVFALCKKPYTPATPWKETLPEGIKVVRVASSPLALLLHAIKKPRTTFKTHTERPSLPPFSQRKSGGLLRIVSKLTVHANLLFRLVLTKPAIVHAHDVNTLPTAWLAAKLCRARIVYDAHEISTSREGYAAFRGLVAGIESRLLPRTDAVITTTRLRAAFLARAWRIPRPLVLQNRPRRISNVVRTSLLRERLGLQQPWPIVLYQGGLQQGRGLHLFINAALENKEAYFVLIGSGRLEHTLHEQICSLQLQERVFILPTVPLRVLPLYTVSADIGVQPIENTCLNHYTTDSNKLFEYIQAHLPVVASGMPEIRRIVREHEVGMCTPAGDGRALSHAIGILLKDEALRLRLRENARVAAEKVCWEAQESSLKKLYVSLCPQEEQPAPSREYIAESQVCMISSTHPPSRQKNGSAMAKPTMAASSSLI
- the tilS gene encoding tRNA lysidine(34) synthetase TilS; protein product: MAESLLSPEWVETLSRFSTLYVGFSGGLDSTVLLHALCTNPSLAPKVRAVHVHHGLSAHADAWEAHCARVCETLSVPLLVRRVAFSERDNLEERARLARYAVFAECLDADDCLVLGHHQNDQAETVLMRLLRGSGVEGLAGMRAIRTFAAGMLARPLLNCPRARLEAVAERLGLCWVEDDSNACEALSRNFIRQSILPLIAGRYPGVIETLSRSAGHFEAAQVNLETLAHLDCTALATSSDRLALSYLLPLSPFRRDNVLRVWLRANGVRMPSAAVFQRITRELLTARPDAMPRVAWGEVQLCRYRDTLWLLPKSRVLSEMDAAPPFMTWDTFPDPLQLHDGRVLRASPAQAGLSVPPAAAVRTGFRAFGERMRWRGQTKAIKKLFQEWGVPPWERTRIPLVYINDELAAIVGFAIADPFFCRDGGWVLDIMHT
- a CDS encoding acetyl-CoA carboxylase carboxyltransferase subunit alpha, which gives rise to MSRQFLDFEQPVEELNQKIQALRMLSNDNEVNLSDEIARLEAKCDELLASTFSSLEPWQITQMARHPLRPQTTDYIEGIFTDFQELHGDRHNSAAPAIIGGLARLNGEPVVVLGHQKGKRTPEKVYRNFGMARPEEYRKALRLMKLAEKFKLPVFTFIDTAGAYPGIGAEERNQSEAIARNLFEMARLETPVICTITGEAGSGGALAIGVGDRVLMLQYSIYSVISPEGCASILWKDAAKASDAARAMGITADKIFEHGLVDDVISEPLGGAHRNVAEMTEALKKVLISELQSLKRFSAAELVERRYKKFLAMGACG